A genomic stretch from Mycobacterium malmoense includes:
- a CDS encoding DUF2505 domain-containing protein, protein MPRSFDLSADYDGSVEEVHRVFREEDYWRARLADIPVDEARLESLRVGGESGDDDTIEVVTLQVVRSHNLPALVTQLHRGDLAIRRAETWGPVADGAATASIAGSIVDAPVNVWGTAELSPIADSGRARLTFRISIQVRAPIIGGKVENIIGTRLAELVAAEQRFTTAWIADNA, encoded by the coding sequence ATGCCCCGTTCATTCGACTTGTCGGCCGACTATGACGGCAGCGTCGAAGAGGTTCATCGGGTCTTCCGCGAGGAGGACTACTGGCGGGCCAGGCTGGCCGACATTCCCGTCGACGAGGCGAGGCTGGAGTCGCTTCGGGTGGGCGGCGAGTCCGGAGACGACGACACCATCGAGGTGGTCACGCTGCAAGTGGTGCGCAGTCACAACCTGCCGGCTCTGGTCACGCAGTTGCACCGAGGCGATCTCGCCATCAGGCGCGCGGAGACGTGGGGCCCGGTCGCCGACGGCGCAGCGACGGCGTCCATCGCGGGATCGATCGTGGATGCCCCGGTGAACGTGTGGGGCACCGCCGAGCTGTCGCCCATCGCAGACTCGGGCCGCGCCCGGCTGACGTTTCGGATCAGCATCCAGGTGCGTGCCCCCATCATCGGCGGCAAGGTGGAGAACATCATCGGCACCCGACTCGCCGAACTGGTGGCCGCCGAACAGCGCTTCACCACGGCCTGGATCGCCGACAACGCCTAA
- a CDS encoding LmeA family phospholipid-binding protein → MTNPQGPPNEGPSTWARPGNQGPFGQPPTERPTERLPAGDPGPPPTPTSQPLGAPQAGMQRPSYPPPPIPPAGPTERLAAPNEEPAPVKRKRRFLRDPLSVLLVCVIVFSLVIAGLIGAELYARHVANNKVAQAVACEVKDQATASFGVTPLLLWQLATKHYTNISVQTAGNQIRDAKGMKIAINIRDVQLKSTPTSKGTIGSLDATITWTTDGIKQSVQNAIPVLGPFVTNSVTTHPSDGTVEMKGMLDNITAKPVVSGNGLELQIVSFNALGFIMPKETVQSTLDDFTSNLTKNYPLGIHADSVQVTDTGVVSHFSTQNASIPTDNDNDPCFANI, encoded by the coding sequence GTGACGAACCCGCAAGGACCACCGAACGAGGGCCCGTCGACGTGGGCCCGTCCCGGCAACCAGGGTCCCTTCGGCCAACCCCCCACTGAGCGGCCTACCGAGCGGCTGCCCGCCGGCGATCCAGGGCCGCCGCCCACGCCGACTAGTCAACCGCTGGGCGCGCCCCAGGCGGGCATGCAGCGGCCCAGCTACCCACCCCCGCCGATCCCGCCCGCGGGCCCCACGGAACGGCTGGCCGCCCCGAACGAAGAACCGGCACCGGTGAAAAGAAAACGACGTTTCCTACGCGACCCGCTGTCCGTCCTTCTGGTCTGCGTCATCGTGTTCTCGCTCGTCATTGCGGGGCTCATCGGCGCCGAGCTGTACGCCCGTCACGTCGCCAACAACAAGGTCGCCCAGGCGGTGGCGTGCGAGGTCAAGGACCAGGCCACCGCGTCGTTCGGCGTGACGCCGCTGCTGCTGTGGCAGCTCGCCACGAAGCACTACACCAACATCTCGGTGCAGACGGCCGGAAACCAGATCCGCGATGCCAAGGGCATGAAGATCGCCATCAATATCAGGGACGTCCAGCTCAAGTCGACACCCACCTCCAAGGGCACCATCGGCTCGCTGGATGCCACCATCACCTGGACCACCGACGGCATCAAGCAGTCGGTGCAGAACGCGATACCGGTCCTGGGTCCCTTCGTGACCAACAGCGTGACCACCCACCCCAGCGACGGCACCGTCGAAATGAAGGGGATGCTGGACAACATCACGGCCAAGCCGGTGGTGTCCGGCAACGGGCTGGAGCTGCAGATCGTCAGCTTCAACGCGCTCGGCTTCATCATGCCGAAAGAGACCGTGCAGTCGACGCTGGACGACTTCACCTCAAACCTGACCAAGAACTACCCCTTGGGGATTCACGCGGACAGCGTGCAGGTCACCGATACCGGTGTGGTGAGCCACTTTTCGACGCAGAACGCCAGCATCCCCACCGACAACGACAACGACCCCTGTTTCGCCAATATCTGA
- a CDS encoding carbon-nitrogen hydrolase family protein, protein MRIALAQILSGSDPAANLELVREYTGRAADAGATLVVFPEATMCRFGVPLAPIAEPVDGPWADGVRRVATDSGITVIAGMFTPAGAGRVTNTLIAAGPGTPNEPNAHYDKIHLYDAFGFTESHTVAPGHEPVVITVDGVRVGLSICYDIRFPALYTELARRGAQLIVVCASWGAGPGKLEQWTLLARARALDSMSYVAAAGQADPGDALAGSGAPTGVGGSLVASPLGEVVASAGDHPQLVVADIDLDRVAEARDKIAVLRNRSSFAQMDRAQSVW, encoded by the coding sequence ATGCGAATCGCGTTGGCGCAGATCCTCAGCGGCAGTGATCCGGCCGCGAACCTAGAGCTGGTGCGCGAGTACACCGGCCGGGCCGCCGACGCGGGCGCGACGCTCGTGGTGTTCCCGGAGGCGACGATGTGCCGGTTCGGCGTGCCGCTGGCACCGATCGCCGAGCCGGTCGACGGCCCCTGGGCGGATGGCGTGCGACGGGTCGCGACGGACTCGGGCATCACCGTGATTGCCGGCATGTTCACCCCCGCCGGCGCCGGGCGGGTGACGAACACGCTGATCGCGGCCGGCCCGGGCACTCCCAACGAACCGAACGCCCACTACGACAAGATCCACCTCTACGACGCGTTCGGCTTTACCGAGTCGCACACCGTCGCACCCGGGCACGAGCCGGTGGTGATCACGGTCGACGGCGTTCGGGTGGGGCTGAGCATTTGCTACGACATTCGCTTTCCGGCGCTCTACACCGAGCTGGCCCGGCGCGGCGCCCAGCTGATCGTCGTCTGCGCGTCCTGGGGTGCCGGGCCCGGCAAACTCGAGCAGTGGACGCTGCTGGCGCGGGCACGGGCGTTGGATTCGATGAGCTACGTCGCCGCCGCGGGTCAGGCCGACCCCGGCGACGCCCTGGCCGGGTCGGGCGCGCCGACCGGGGTGGGCGGCAGCCTGGTGGCCTCGCCGCTGGGCGAGGTGGTGGCGTCGGCCGGTGACCACCCGCAATTGGTGGTCGCCGACATCGATCTCGACAGGGTGGCCGAGGCTCGCGACAAGATCGCGGTGCTGCGTAACCGCTCCAGCTTCGCTCAGATGGATAGGGCACAATCGGTTTGGTGA
- the deoC gene encoding deoxyribose-phosphate aldolase encodes MANRPTRAQLAALVDHTLLKPEATHADVAALVAEAAELGVYAVCVSPSMVPVAVNAGGVRVAAVTGFPSGKHVSAVKAHEAARAVASGASEIDMVIDVGAALAGDVAAVRFDIEAVRAAVPRVVLKVIVESAALLSLADEGTLAAACRAAEDAGADSVKTSTGFHPAGGASVRAVALMAEAVGGRLGVKASGGIRTADDAVAMLDAGASRLGLSGTRAVLDGLG; translated from the coding sequence ATGGCCAACCGACCTACCCGCGCGCAGTTGGCGGCGCTGGTCGACCACACCCTGCTCAAACCCGAGGCCACCCATGCCGACGTGGCCGCCCTGGTCGCCGAGGCGGCCGAACTGGGCGTGTATGCGGTATGCGTTTCGCCGTCGATGGTGCCGGTCGCGGTGAACGCCGGCGGGGTGCGGGTGGCGGCGGTGACGGGTTTCCCGTCGGGCAAGCATGTCTCGGCGGTCAAGGCGCACGAGGCCGCGCGGGCCGTGGCGTCCGGCGCCAGCGAGATCGACATGGTCATCGACGTCGGCGCCGCGCTGGCCGGGGATGTCGCCGCGGTGCGCTTCGACATCGAGGCGGTGCGAGCCGCCGTACCCCGAGTCGTGCTCAAGGTGATCGTGGAGTCGGCGGCGTTGTTGAGCCTGGCCGACGAGGGCACGCTGGCGGCGGCGTGCCGCGCCGCCGAGGACGCCGGCGCCGACTCCGTCAAGACCTCGACCGGGTTTCACCCCGCGGGCGGGGCGTCGGTGCGTGCGGTCGCGTTGATGGCCGAGGCCGTCGGAGGGCGGCTGGGGGTCAAGGCCAGCGGCGGTATCCGCACCGCCGACGACGCGGTCGCAATGCTGGATGCCGGCGCCAGCAGGCTGGGCCTGTCAGGCACCCGCGCGGTGCTCGACGGGCTCGGCTAA